Genomic segment of Trichoderma breve strain T069 chromosome 7 map unlocalized scaffold00007, whole genome shotgun sequence:
ACGGACTGAGCTGTCTCGGACCGCTCATCGGGTCGTGTACACGGCAAACCTGGTCTGTTTGCTAGGGTTCAGAAGGGATGCCAGCCAGATCTAGTATCTGGTGTAAATAGCCGATGGCGTCCGGATAGCCTTACTAAGGAGGGTTCACCAATCCGGACGGCTTACTTCCGCCCCGTATTCAACTAGCACCATGTACAACAACTCAAATCATGCTGGATTTTGTAAAAGCAACCTAGGGGGGATCCATTCTTAACCTCGGAAGCGGCGTTGCTACTAATCCTTAGTGATCATTGTCAATGTCCAGACGCTTGCCGACTGGGAGTACACGCGACGGCATACAGTTAGATCGTATTCTAGACTGTCTTCGTATCCATCCTGATTTGAGTAAAGGCACATAGGCTATGTGATCTAAGATGCTATATGTGGCTATGCTCTCTCATAGGATCTGCATTCATGGGCTATTCGTCTTCAGTCAATGTAATATAGCAAAATGTAGGTATTGCTAATTCAAAACTAATAAGCATCAGTGGCAAATACAACGGTCTTCATAAGATATTTGCATTCCTCTTCTGATAATCATTACGCATCTGTAGGGCACAGGGCGAAAAGAGGCATCTTTTAGCTTGTACCGTTCGACGCCTAGAAATTACTCAACTCTCTCCAACAAAACCCCTGTTGATATATATGCTTGATGTTACATTTCGGGGCTGCTCCACCGGACAGTCGTGGGAACAAGGATAAGACAGCCAAACGTCCAAAACCGCTTATTGGCCGTTGAGAGCCGGGCTATGCGAGAGCAAAGCTGTAAGGTGAGCTCTAGGATTTGGTCGCTTTTGGTCATCGTCACTCTTGACGGCACTTGcgggagcagaagcagaatcaCGAGGCCTCTTTGTTCCCTTTTCAATCGAGTGCGCTGCTGCGTTTTCCACTACCACCGAACCGCTCTCCAAAGCAGACAAATAGTCCTCGACAGAAGATATTTGCTGGCTAATATCTGGGCGAGCTGATCTATATTCTCGGGAGCGATTTGACTCGGCTTGTAAGCTGATACTGCGTGCGTTGTACGGCCGGCGAGCGCCTTTACGCACTTCGCCGCGATCTTCATGGGAGTTCGATGCTGAAGATATGCTTGAAGGGGATTGGCCTGGGGCTTGAAGGTAATCTTCTCTGTGTGGCCCCAATGCAGAATTAGAGGTGGTAGCATGAAAATTGCTTGCCAGGAGATGGGCCGGTGTTGGTTGATTAAGCAACGAGTGGGCGAATGAATTCGAGACATCAATTGAGAACACATTATCTTCTGCAAATCGAGGCAAGAATAGACCTATGTATCAATCAATGGTCAGATTCATAACTACGTGGGGGGATGAGCGGACTGCCTTATCTCGGTCCATACCTTGTGAATTCTTGTAATGGCCAGTTTCAATATCTGAATCCTCAGCGGGCGGGTTCAAATACCCAAATTGATCACGGTCAACTCCATGTCGAAAGTTCTGCAGCTCAAACGTTTGATCTAAGTAAGGTCCCATGCCGTTGCTGATTGGTATGTAAGGCTGCATATCAACATTGGCAggctctcttcctttttggcCCGTAGGTGGGAATAACTGCTCTTCGCCAAATCGATACATATCGTTCGCTCCCGTTCCCATTCCATTAAGCCACTCAAAATATGCATTTGAATCGTTGATACTTTCCAGAGTGCCGGTGCTGGTACTTCCGGAGGTAGAGCGACTACTACCACTCTGGTAGCCAGATTTCCTATGCCTGAGCCGTATAGATCGATTGGCCATGGCACTATGGAAGCTTTcagtcgatgaagatggcagagttGCAGTAATGCGGCTGTACTTTCTTCTGGGCGAATGGGCGTGGGAGTCAGTATCGTCAGAAGGATACGCCTGGACAGCCCTTGATGTAACAATTGGAACTCGTCGCCACATGGAAGGATTTGGCCAGGCGATGCAGGAAGCTTCAAGTATTTCTAGAAAAGGTTCAGCGTGTCAGTTTTGTAGCAACACAGAGCCATGGAGAGTGTCAAATCAATATACCTAGAGGCGCATGTTGAAAAGAGAATGCTACGACATTCTTGACCCGTTCAATGGGCATCGAAAGGGAATCCCGTGGGAAGCCTTCACTGATGACAATTTTGATGCGACCGAAGTCATCGGCAGGATTCCAGTGATTTTGTCGAAGAAGCTCCTCGCGGAAGCTTGGAAACCTCAGAGGCTCAAGATCTCCGTTCTTTGAAACCCCTATAGCGGCCGCCAATTAGCACATGCAATACGTTGGCATCTGCTACGGATGTGGTTCCTACCAAAGCTGTGTATGACAACGTGCGGCCAGTCGCCCTCTCTATCTAGAGTTGCAGACctataaagaaaataaatatcAGCCAGTCAAATCGGTATCCAATATCGAGGTGCCTGTGAAGGAATGGCATCGGAAGCGAAATCAAGACATACGCAGCCAACTGTCCGTCAATGAATACGCGAGCCTCAAAGTTGGCGTTGTCGCCATATTTGCTGTAGCATCTGGTAAACTGGCTGACAATCGGAGAAGACCAAGAATGGATCGAAACTTGGAACGGGGTTCCGGAGGGTAAACTCGGTATGAAGCAGCAAACCGTGGGCAGTCCAAAAGAGCCATGAGGGCTGGTGAACTCTACGACCATTAACCACGCAACTCAAATAATTTGGGTTCGTCGATTGACCAAGCCCAGGTGAACAAACTGCCGAAAGAAGGACCCATACCTGTATCATGAATAACATGACAAGCCACCTTGAACTCTTTGATGGGGACTTTGCAATCCCGGGGGAAGAGCAGAATATCCCAATCTTCGAACCGCATTGTGATTACGGTTTTGGAAATACACAGCCGACAGATCAAAAGAAGTATAGAAAAAAACCCCAATCGaatgcaaagaagatgccccAAAGAGCCGTCTCGAAGAGTCCAAATATGGCCTTTGCTATTCCAAGGTTAAGTTGGGTGAGAGGGGAATCAGGTTCGCAAACAAAATCATGCCTAGATAGGCGAGTATCGAGTGGCACGGCAACGCTATCGGTCCATTCGCAGGTCTTTTTTCCGCCACAGCAAAGCAAGTGACTTCAAAAATGGGCAACTGCGCACGCCAAATGATGAATTGCTAGCCTTTGGGCTCGCTTATGCTCCCGAGAACTCGCCTCTTCGCTGTTTCCTGCGGTGTTCTGGTTGCCAagggagctggaagaaggcaGATATTGGCCAAAAAGATTAAAGTTTAgagtgaaagaaaaatgtaagcagcaaaaagcaggGGATTCGAGGGAGACCCCGTGATAAGGAGACCGCCTCCCCAATATGGCGTGTCAGTAAAAGAACCGGCAGAGCATGCACCTGTCGCCGGTGGCAACGGCATCCGCAGGAAGACGATTCAGCTCTTGGGAGATGAGCTGATGGTGCTCTCGGGAGTAAATGACCTTGCTTTGACGTAGATGTAATAAATTGTCTCATAATCAGGTTGACGAGTCTTCTATGGGTTCATCGGATGGATATCAGCCTAAACATAGGGTACCTAACGTCAAGTACTACAATGAGGCACTCGACGCATAATCTTGATCGGCATCGACTACAAGAGTAAAAACAAGGCATCATGCAGAGAATCCTTTCCGTCTCTTGGTTCATAGTTCGGTGCGACCAGAGATAACACCGGTAATGACTGGATATTCACGCCCAAGAGCCTGGTGTCATAGATCGCCCCTAGCGCAAACCCAAGAGCAATATTGCATAATTCTGAAAAGAGTCAGTTTAAGGATTCAATTATAGATTGGCGATCCAAATAATCAGGTTGTCCCAACATTTGTCCCGAGAAAGACGCATCAGGTAAGAAAAGGTTTTTATTCTTGATTATGTACAAACTAACAGTTTACCTTACGGGTCCTCATCGCCAGCCATTCGTGCCTATAATTCCATCTATCAGCATAATTCCCACTTGAAATCTAGTCGTTATATCGACAAGTTACTTACTCTTACGGCTCCCGGGCCACCCAATTCCCGCTCCAGGCCATTCTCAAATTCCCTGGGGAAGGCAACCCTATCAGGGTAGTTGAGGTAGACAACCCCTGAAACTCCGAGGAAAACGGCAATGAATGTTCCAACCATGATAAGACCAGGCCCCGTAGTAGTCCACGTATACTCCCAAGGGGAGAAGATACCCATCATGTCGTTATCCTCGTGAACCGGCTCGCCAAAGTTTCGTCGCTCCTGAGGGTCCCACCAGGTGGCATATGGGTCGCGGAACTGTCGCTTGATTCTAGGCGGGTTGATGTAGCCTCCGTTCTACAGCCAGCAGTTAGATTCTCGAGCGTTTTATCCCACCAACACTGGGTCGTTACGAACCATTCCGGGATCCTGAGCTTCGCTGAGTCGCGGGAAATCGGGGTACTTTTCGTCAATCACTTTCTTGTCGGAAAATTGAGATGGCAAAAAGCCTCGTCGCTGAATCGTGGGGAGCCTTCGgctggcagccatggcattGCGCAGAGCCGAAGCTCGCACAACTCGTTGTGGGAGCATCTGCAGAGAGCGAAGAGGTCAGTCGGTCGGGTGGTTCGCTTTAACTCAATCGTCTTGCGATTGTAGGATCGACTCAGCGCTCACCTTGGGCGGATTGACTGTTGCTTCAGCGCCCAATTGCTGCGTAACGGGATTGCTCTCCGTATAATGACCTCGACAGTCTACCGAATTGGTTAGATTTGAGGTTGTAACGACAATCGACCTGCGCAGCTGGTGCCTCAGGCATCGAGCCCAAGATTCTCTGCAGCTGGAGGGAATTACGACACGGGATTTGTATCGGACCGCCTAACAGAACTGCGGTACTTGAAGGTACAAGAGCTAGTGGCCCCACCATTGCAAAAACGCGCAGTCAGCGCACCAAACTAGCTGCCGCACCATGGGTACCGCGAGTATCCGGTATGTACTGCAGCCCCTCCAGTGCCCTTTGCTCCCATTTCCGCACCACCTTAGGTACCATGGCGCCGTCGAGATTCTTCCTGCTCAAAAGTTTTTGCTGAAGAGACTGGAATTGCTCGCAAAATCCGCTGCAGCGCTCCGCCCAGGCCTCTGATCATGTGCAAACTTTGTCCGAATGTTCGGTAAATCGCCACGAATCCGTAGATGTCAATTTCTCCCCGCCAAATGATAGCCTCACAGAGATTACGC
This window contains:
- a CDS encoding NADH-ubiquinone oxidoreductase ASHI subunit (CI-ASHI or NDUFB8) domain-containing protein — its product is MVPKVVRKWEQRALEGLQYIPDTRGTHDCRGHYTESNPVTQQLGAEATVNPPKMLPQRVVRASALRNAMAASRRLPTIQRRGFLPSQFSDKKVIDEKYPDFPRLSEAQDPGMNGGYINPPRIKRQFRDPYATWWDPQERRNFGEPVHEDNDMMGIFSPWEYTWTTTGPGLIMVGTFIAVFLGVSGVVYLNYPDRVAFPREFENGLERELGGPGAVRARMAGDEDP